The genomic interval ATCGGACCGTTCTGGGTGTACACCAGCGCGACGTCGTTGCGTACGTCGTCGAGTTCGCCGATCTTGTCGGCGATCGAGGAAGCGCTCTCGCTGGTGTCAGTGCGCTCCAGATACCGCGGCACCATGTAGCGGAATTGCTGGTTCCTCATGATGTCGATCATGCGCTTGCAGAAGTCGGGATCGTGGAGATCGCAGCGCTCGATGACCTCGAGCACGGTCGCCATCTCGCGCGCAGTAGTTTTGCCCAGGCCGAACTTCGGTTGATCGGCGGGCACGGGACCCTCGGCGGGCTTGTAGACCTTCTTGTACAGATAGGTATTCTTCAGGGCGATGCGTTCGAGCCGAGCATTCACTGCCGGGATGCTCACCTGGTCGATGACCATGTTCGTGGCGGTGTTGTCGCTGAGGTCCATCATCAGCACGATGGCGTCTTCGAGCGTGAGCTGCAGGCCGGGACGCATGAAGGTGAGCACTCCGGAACCGCCGACTTTGTCCTCCTCGCGGAGCGTGAGCTGCTTGTAGAAGCTCAGTTTGCCCTCCTTCCGCTGGACGAACG from Terriglobales bacterium carries:
- a CDS encoding serine hydrolase, whose protein sequence is MRNLATIWLLLATFAAPAAAQSRPARPQASSTLQARVEAIARAHRGKVALFAKQLRTGQTVELNADVPVQTASVIKLPIMLEAFVQRKEGKLSFYKQLTLREEDKVGGSGVLTFMRPGLQLTLEDAIVLMMDLSDNTATNMVIDQVSIPAVNARLERIALKNTYLYKKVYKPAEGPVPADQPKFGLGKTTAREMATVLEVIERCDLHDPDFCKRMIDIMRNQQFRYMVPRYLERTDTSESASSIADKIGELDDVRNDVALVYTQNGPIVISAFTWDNKDTSWTPDNEAYITIARLAKAIVDAWAPAGLHKATK